The genomic window TACCTACGCATGTGTTACATTTACTGCAAAACTGTGTCCCAGTTGGAGCAGGAAGATAATCGCTCTATAGACAGTGGCTCCGATGTGCCCTATTTCGCAGTCCTCGAACGACAGCTCCATGACATATTCGGGAACATGATAAACAATAAAGAGATTCCGGTGACGAACTTGGAGCCTATCTGTAAAAAGCTGAATGTGAATCTGATACCGAAACTAATATTGAACTTTTGTCCGTCGATCACGTTGGCTGGCCCCCCAAAAGAGGCCAGCGAAGTCAATTTCAATAACTTGCTTCATGCTGTGTATGATTATAAGAATCCGGAAGAAAATTTGTTTTTGGATCCCGTCACCAATTTTGCGCCATTACCACGTGCCCCCGATACGCAGTGCCTTACCTATGTTGTATTACACAATTGGGTCTTAGctcatattataaagaaaatccaTACGTCTCCGAACGAAAATAGCTTCCAGCAAAGTATGGACGCTCGTACGAAATGCTTGAACAACTATATGGAGTTGGATCGGTTTAATTGCACGAAAGATTTGTTTGGTAACAATAAGTATTTAGCTTCCCTCCACACTACGGTTGACTTAGACAAGCTGTTCCTGTTTATGCCACAGTTGCTCGAATCGGGAAAGATTCTCAAATGTCTGAATATTATAGACTCGCTTTCGGAGCGTCAATTAATGTGTAGCGCGAATTTGTCTAATTTGAGGGATTTGATTCTTCTCAAATTAGCTACGAACCCGAAGATTCCTAACAATTGGAAGTATTGCCAATATTTGAAGTGTCCGGAATTGAAAGTGGAtctaattttaaacaatttaagtGTATGGACTGCGGATGGAGCTCTCGAAGTTTTGGACTATCTCCGTTTTCTGCTGAACCAAGACGCTTTAGATGAGGGGTTGTATGAGAAATGTTCCGATTGGATAGTCAAAATACCTTTATATGATCAGGTACGTtgcatattaattaaatatgagTATTTTATTTGAGTATATTACTGCAGTAAACTGAATTTCTATATTAATTACAGATAGCGACAATAATGGGAACGAACCACTGGTACACTATTTACGAAAGATCCATTGAAAATCCGGAAAGCGTTATCGAAGTCCTCATGGATAGTCAACAGGTGAGCCCCTGTTTTTTTTCCGTTCAATTAATCCCTAAAATGTCTATTTACTAATAAAAACTTATATGGAAAAATATTATGCTTCCAGTTTAAACTATGTCTTGAGTGGGCAGATGCACACGAGGTATCCGAAAACATGAAAAATTTGATCGTTATGAATCTTTTACGACAAATGTTTGAATACACAAACCAAGCCACCCCTGAACTCGTCCACCAACTTTTGCTGAGGCTGCCTACATCTCAGGCTATGGACCTCATACAAGACGAGATGTCCAAAGTACGGAACGTTGAAATACTCCAAGTTTGCGTAGACTTCATATCAGAAAACTCATTCGACTGGAAGTCCTTCGAAAACATCAAAATAGGACTCCAAATTATGCTCGAAATCGATCCGAACTGTCGACACATGTTTTGGGATCTCATAGAGTCTCCTTTACTGATGATTGAACAGTTCTTAATGAACGGGAAATTGGATATGCTCTCTAACATAATAAACAAGATATCCCCAAGCCTGAAAAAAGACCCAAGTGGCGACAATCTATACTACAATATAAAGTCAATCGAGAGTTTAGTCATATCTCGGAATGCCGTTGATGCCTTACTGAGATTTTACGCGGAAAAGGCTCTAGATATGAGAAATCCTCGTAACGTTTGTCCTGTACCTCCAAAGCCATCAGACGACTCTTTATTACAGTCGATAGATTCTATAACCCTCGAGGCTGCAAACATGCCTTTTACGATGCCCGAACAGGTTCCAAGCAAAGAGCAATGGGCTGAGGACTACTCGACTGATCGATGCATGCTCTGTCATACATCGATGTTTTCGATGATCATTCGCAGACATCACTGTAGGCGATGCGGTCGGCTTGTATGCCACGCTTGCTCCCGACATAGGATGCAAGTCCCTACGTACCCAAGCGGGGTCAAGTTCCGAGTTTGTGACGACTGTTACACTCAAACGATGAATAGGAAGGCTAACTCTGAGCATGATATGATGATGAGTAGTAATTCTGATTCGGCCGGTAGTGGGGTTACGTGCATGGACTGGTGTCTGTCTACCAATGCTAATAAGAACGATGCGGTTCGAACGGAGTTTAGTTACGAGTTCACGCCTAATGTTACGCTGTGCTTGTCTATTATGAAGATGCATTCTATTAATTTGGACTATCCCAGGTGAGTTTAAGTTCCTGGTATATTCAAGTGTGTGTAAGAAATgaagaattaaaaaatagaACTCCCATTTCAACTACTGTCGATACTCTCGATTCTATTCATTTAAATGTATTGCcatttgcaaacaaaaataaaaaaaaattgttgttcCCTCTATAAGCTGACATTATCAGAAGTACTAAATATCAGTTTTTATGTTTCTATTTTCGAACTATTCATGGTGTTGGTACATAAATGGTTTTGATGAAACACTGTGGGCGGGCGTTTTAAGGCTGTCTTGTGAaaattgaccttcaaaaagtgcagATTTTTAGCCTAATGTGAATAAATGTCTTCTTATCTTTTACAGATTCCTGTTAGACCGCAGTGACGAGGTAGCTCGCGAGTTGTCTCACGGCGGCGACGCGCGTCTACTAGTCCGTGCGCGACGCTCGCTGCTTCTCGCGGCCGCTGAACTGTACTCCAGGACTCCTCAAGATGCTGTGTGAGTATGCTGACATGCATTATCATTTAGCTACATATTCAGATGACTGTTTAAACTTGCTTCGTATGTTATGGGGATCTTGGTCTAAGAGATACTGCTACGTTGGTCGGAAAGATGTTAATAATTTGTTGAGCTAGTGTGTCGCATAACCGtaacgaaaatattttaatgaggaCAATTTCTATCTTTTTCAGTGCAATATATACAATTAGCTTCAGTCCAATCTCCGGGTCACCCATTGTCATCTCAGCCTTTTTACGACAAACACAGTTACTTTCacatcatatttataatatttgtctGTAATTTCAGTATGTCAGGCGGTCGAGCAGTGGTGGCAGAAACGGGTGCACTTCACGCGGCCCGCTGCTTAGCACACGCGGACGCTATGGCCACGCTCGTAACGCATCAGGCTCAACACCTCGTGCCGCATCATGGCGCACATCCTAGTAAGTACCTTCCTTATTTTAAAAATCTCATGTAGGTATCATATCACTTGAATACACTCCTTGCTGGAAAGAGTGTGTATTGAGTTTCTTGTCGGTTCTTTAAGACCCTCTCTTGAAATCAGTCAACTAATTTCAAATTTCATAAGAGCCATACCCACATTCCGCCATCAAACGTAAAAGTTTGGCGAGTTTAGAATTAAGATACACACttatgtaattattaaaatttcaataaataattaacaaataaaaaacactaaaataaacCCTCCAAATGCTTCTCCTAAAAACCCAGTATTTCTTCTGCCAAATCTTCCAGGTCAAATAGTAAGATCTTTACTCGAAGCAGAAAAATGGGAGTTAGCCCTAGAAATAGCAACGAAATCGGGTCTCGCCCGAAACAGCGTGCTAGCCGCTTGGGGCAAGGCGTGCCTCAAGGCTGGCTGCTTCAAACAGGCCAGAGAAAAATTCGCCCATTGCTTCAAAAACGCCTTAAACGTCTGTGCTGAGGTCACAGAAGACTGCGAATTTGGTAGAGAAGCTTCGGAATCTCAGTTTATTAATAGAAGACTGCATAGTATGAGGTATTCGGAGCGAACGAGTTCAATGTCCAGTGTTCAGTCTGATGGACGGCCTAGGAACAACCCGCCGCTGCTGAATGAGATTATATCTATGCTGGAAGATATGAACTATCCTGTTAACCAACAGTTGCTGAATAAAGCTGAGACTATAAAGGTGAGTCACTTTTCTGAAATAGAATATCAATTGTGTCAGTATATGTTAATACCAACTTCTATAAAGAGGAGAGGATTATACTTAGAGAAGATACTGTATAAGAGAAAATCCTCATCCCATTTGAgactttttgcaattttttaagTAGGTCAGTAGaaacgtaaataataaaaatgtgaaaatacACCAAAAAGTGATTAAAACCAACAATAATGTTACTTCCAGTCAACAAACGAGAAACTAACAACACTAAACACGAACAAAAAGAAGATACAACTAAGCGAACCAGCTCTTAACATTATGCACACATTAGCCAGCGTGAAAAAAATCAAACAGGGCGACTATAGCGACTTTCAAACTGCCACATTACCTCCTAAAAAGAGTTTAGCCCAAGGATTATTACGAAGAAATAATAACCATATTGAGCCAAAAGTAGACCACCAACTTAAAAGACTTGATCCATTCTTCTATAAGGAATGTGTGTATTACTTGACAAACTATGGGTCCCATACGGCGAATATAGCGTTCTATATGAAGCACAGTAATTTGAGTGAAGTGATTAAGTACTGCTATGACAATTTGGTCGATAAAGAGACTTTCACGGATTCGGTGTATATGGAGTGCTTGAAGAAGGATAAGGTTAATGATTTACTGAAGGCCATGACTGATATTGATAGTACGCTGGATATGTGGGCGGTAAGTgcaattttgataattattaatatttgtattttaaatacatttaaaacttGAATTATTCGACTGCTATAAGTAGGATTAACAATTTTTTGAAGTCGAAAATCCACAAAAGTCAAGACCACTTAAAATTATTGTCGCATtgctgggtacaggcctcctttcacatggagaaggattgagcggtatttaaaaaatatatacgtagGTACTGGCAGAAATAAATACATGCTTTTGTTGTTGTGGTATTCAATTCAATGTTCAATAGCTAGCAAGCTCTAATTTGAGGCCccaaatttatcattttaatacAAGAACTAACTATATTTCAACTCTAATCCCACAGGAGTACATAATGCACATCTGCCGCACACTAGAGATGTCTAAGCGCCTAGAAGCGCTATACGCGGTCCAGTGCGGCAGCGGGCAGCACGCTCGCGCAGCCGCCACGTGCGCGCTGCTGTACGCGCGGCCCGCGCCCCAAGCCGCCGCGCCCCACGCCGCCCTGCATGCGAGGCAGCACCATCTAGCGGCGGCCTTGCACCATCTAGCGCTGCTAGTTCCTGCGCCTACTAGTATGTagctgttctttttttaaacctgATTGTAGGTATTCTAAATTCGAAAGTGAGTGGGTAAAACATTTTGCGTTAATGGCATTTTGTGTGGAGTTGGATGGTCTGATAGGCACTGTCGAGACGCAAGCGCGGGAACATAAACAGGTATTGATACGATTGATGACAGAACGATTTGTAGAGTCTCTTTACTGTACGTAGATTACATTATGGTCTAGTTGCTACTGGATAATCGAGTTAAAAAGCTTTGGTTATAGAAATGTCTAGGCAAGTTTTCAACTAGTAACCAAAATATGACTGCTCCATATGTTAACCActaaatattcagaaaataGGAACATGGACAAAAATAAGTTACTCAACTATTCCTTCCTAAAATCATAattctgtatatattttttcagaaacGAGCGACGCGCGATCCTTCCACTTCAACCTAGACAAGGCTACCATAGACAATTTAATCACGACCATAACTCGTCAGATCGAGCTCGCTAAGTACCTAGCATCATGCGAAGCCAGCGGCAGACTGACTGAAAGAGTTCTCAATGAGGCCATTCCTATACAGAATAGAAAGGAATCCGAAACGTCTGATATACGACCTTTGACGCTGTTTGGGTCTAATACAGATAAAATAAGGCTTGTAGCTGTTGTGTTAGCTAGTGGGCCTTCCATTGAAGTGGGGTACGAATTGGCTATCAAGTGAGTGTGTGCCTACTTCTTTATATctaaaattttattaagttaCGATGCTCTTCATATAATTTGAGATAGTTGATTTTGGATTCTATGTCAACGAGGATAATGTCCATAACAGTTTAACAATGAATCTGTTCAGTCCTCAACCTTTGTTGATTGTTTATTTCCTTACAGAATCATAACGGAACATAAGCTGGACTCGATGAACATTTACATCCACGTAGCACGGTTTCTGGTGAATTCCGACAGATTCATAGAAGTCAAGACTTTAGCCAAATGCATACGAGCGTCTAAGGAAACTGCAGCCAGGTACGAAATACCACTGTTTATCAAATTTACGTCTCTTATATTCGTTTATGTGAAACTAGCGACTGTCCGGGGTTCGACCTGTCCAAGGTCTGTCTTCCCTCAAAAAGATAAACCTTAGCACTTATTCTTTCTCAGATTCTGGACTATTTGTGTACCAATTTTCATTTATACCGGTCCAGTTATGGCGCGGGAAAGAATAACAGACGGACAGAGttaatttcgcatttataatattacggCCCTAGTaggtagggcatgcaatttcggtaaaacaaaaattaccggtaaaaattcggtaataaaaatgtttttaccggtaaaccggtaaaacggtaatttttgtattttttttaaaatgtgatattataacaataagattgggtagttttaaagcaaaaactaaataattatgcaaagtataaggtggtaaacgttttttgtgtcgtgggccgtaacaaaaaacatgtcattaccatccgtacgcgatgtcgccgacaaaatgcaagagaaacggctgcgatggtacggacatgtaaaaaggagtgacacctgaggacatcggcagtgtgaatgtgatacgcAATCTCAATATatccggtcaaaggcgcaaaggcaggccgaaaccgtggtggttgtgtgtcgtaatgaatgacatgaaaatctgcgaactcgaagaggaagatgtctattcaggaggatagagcgaagtggtagaaggaagatacggaaagccgaccccgtcacaagacgggataaacgctaagaattaccgtaaaaaatatatttttcattgaagggaaagcccttttttatggtaaatcatcaaatgacagactctttctgtctaaaacccatgttttttagtaagtgttttatggaccagggtagcggtaattctttcgaacaatcccgcggccccggcaggccttggccctgctgggccccactgggtttgctgacatctccctgaggatccCGTGGAACAACACGCGCcactgacacgggtctgttgtctatgcagacggtggaacgatgagccacccgaactcaccgcccacagaccgacgcctacggtggccgggagtcgtctctcgacccttggcacccgtggtgtcttcctggtccactacagcggctgggatgagaggtgctactcgcagtcgctccgccgtctccttctcgagcatgactgcttcgcagaaggggcgacggcttcccattccctctagctccggaccatggcttgaaccagggaaggacgcgaaaggtcgccgctgcctattgcctcgacgacaatacggcggtacccttcccaggcagtgcacacctggactgtgtgctccaccgtgtcctcagagctgtccgcatggtggtgaagtaaaagcccttgctcagtaaggtcatagagtaggtaaaataagcattagctacatttgtacctagtatgagctgacagctatgagaaaaaaaaacagaataaccgaatgaatacaatttgtttagattttataaattaagatgaggaagaagatttgtatctaacctagagatagttaaggacacacaagtttacttttctaaaaaacagcaactttaacactcttacaatacgtaatgtatgcaacattacattatattcagctacataacaaagatttgacgttaaatgaacaattgctatattttatcagaaaaacgtaaaaaccggtaaattaccggtttcatattatttttaccggtaatttaaaactcgcaaaaatgggcgatttaccggtaaaaaccgtttaaaaacgaaaccggttaaccggtattgcatgccctaggccctagtaatttgaattttaaattacttgTCTGGTATTCTacctctagtaagcaaatcaacaaacAGTATATTGGGAATAGCCTTTTGTAAAGATATATATAATCTGTCATTCAGTCTTATGAGCGATCAAGTACTGGAGTCCGGAGTGAGCGCAGTGGTGTCCCGGTGCGAGTCCCGCGGGCAGTTGTACGACGAACAAGCTGAGATACTCATAGCCGATATACACAGCGTTACTATAAAGGTTAGATATTACATTCATAATGTATTATGAACTAGGTAACCTTTACTGATAAGAAATCTGTATGCTGCTGGCTAGTTATAAGTTTAGGTTTGTAGGTAATTAGTTAGTACAGTATCGAATTTTCAGCTTGAAAGAACAATAAGTTGTGCTAAGGCTAAGGCGCCATgccttatatttttaaagttttctgTAATAATGGTAGTGCTACCCCTCGCTTACTTTTGGGTTTAAAGTTCCCGCTATATACCTAGTATTAGAAATATCACTTGACGATTCAGTAGGTACAACACTtcaaaacatattatatttttttcgtttccaaaataaattaaaaagtatgaaCAGTTAAATACATATAATGCAATTTACCTTACCATACACCAAAACTGTATATaacttaaatatgtttttttttttcagatatcaTGTTACCTAGTCTGCCGTAACGTAAGTAGCGCCTACATTTTAGCCGCGCGGAACGACCGCACGAATGATCTCCGTCGCGTCCTACAAGAGGCGGAACGACTCGGCAACGATCAAGTCAGGAACGCTTGTCTGAAACGACTCACCTCTAAAAATGTACTATAGCATCAAGGAGTTCCTATGTCCCTATGTCAAAATTAGTGATGCCCATTTTCATAGACTTACCTCCTTTTTTGACGAAACCTCTTTAAATGACAGTGGATAGAACCGACATATCCTGAGAATTATAATGTGGCCTTAGGGACAGATTCTGTTTTACCATCAGGTCCTAAATTTTAAGTATCAAGTAATCAAAATGGACTTGAATCCTTAAGGGGCTAGTTTTActaattttcatttaataatcTTACATGTCGGTGGtatgttggtgaaaatgggcataactCTCCTGTTAcctattataaatgtaaataaaaatattttaaagaatttatgttgaatcaaaattattaagaaaaaatatagtttatggAATACAGATGAATTGACtcgataatataattttatactgTGTAATTAAATGGACAGTCATTTGGTAGATTGAAACATATTGTTTTTACGTAAATAATGGATGCcaatcaaaacattttagtaACCTTGttttttaaaatcagttttattgttgatacatacattaaaataatattatcatgtAATGACTTGTAATATTTGGGTATTCAATGTCGGTGCTTGTGTAGTAATAAGGagcatataattttaaatatgggATTGGACATAAAATTTCTCAAGACATAGGTATATGGATTAtggctataaaattaaattttgcagCTAAATAAAGCATTTGTTAAAAGTATGTGTGCCTGTTATTGTATGTTATCTTTTTACAGTTGATTAATTAAACTCTAAGgtaaattaacataaacaataatttgataGTAATAACTCCTTGACTTGGTGCAATAAAGatgcatttttatatgtatgtgatAGTCGACTATATGCAAATGACACTTTGTttattgcattgtataattattaacaaattaaaattatttatttgatcatTATTGCATGTATAATTTGGAaccagtattatttattttcgaagtGTTCAGTTTTATCTATGTATTGaagtaaaattgaaataaacagCAACTATtccattttgttaaaattaaaaattgtgttaacttgtatatcaaattataatatttaaaagaaattgatattattttgattgtattatttacaaaatgtattgGTCTCATAATGTGATATCAGTGTAATTGTTAACTCCTAATCTTCAATATTCATAttctaaataaagtttttatataacaccctatatttttaatttgttcccCCTGACATTTcagtataaataatacaatatgtACTGCTGATATAACTTTATTGGCAGAATGTAACACAAAGTATTAAAAGATATTAAAATCGGGTGCATTGGACAGATGGTCAATGACTTAGCTGCGACTGCATCACTAGCAATTGCAGGCAAGACCAACTCTTCACATCTCAGCAGAGAGAAGAGCACACTTCAATGGACCTCATCCTACGCGCTAGGATATCACGGTGGTTTATTAAATAGCAACTTCACATTTTGTTCATAACACTATATTGCGCACTTAATTTCAGTCTTGACACATTGTCTGCTTCATTTCATGCTTACTGCGTAGCCATAGcctttttcttttgcttttttaaacgttttaacCCATTCACGCTTGTTTTCAGTAAATTAGAATACGCTGTACTGAATATCTCCACGTCTCGTTGCTCTACAACTGTTGATATCTTTTTACTCCTTGATTGTGCCCGCACCAAACATTTGTATTCTGGATTTTTCATTACCGGCTTTCCATCACGAGGTTCTGGCTTAGTGCGACCATCATCTAGAAAATAGTAAAAGATATGAATAACCACTCAAAaccaacattattttaatacatgTTTTATCACTCAAGACATGTTAGAACACTTACATCTTTTCATAGTCATTGTAACAGATCCCGAGGTTCTTGCTTTTTGAAACAATTTTGTCAGCTCTGCAAGAAACTGTAACCAAAATGTTCGCTTTGAGATAGTTCAAATGTGCGAAAAATATTGCAGGtgaataaaatacttacctCATCATTACCCAGTAGAACCATGTTTACTTCTACTACTTTCTACTTATTTCAGAGTTGTTTAGAAACATATGTTATCTTTTTTGTAATTGTGAACTTTTATCTGAGGTTCGAATTGCACAttttacgaataaattatttgatccATTTGACTCGTACGATACGACGAGAACGGGACACGTTGACAAGACAGTTTTGacgtttctttttaatgttacCATTGTGAACAAAATTGAAACATGTTACTTTTGATTGCCATGTACGGTCTTGACTCGGAACCCCGATTCGACTAATTtacttttgaaacaaaaaaaaaaagattatttcaatattatcaaTAAATGGGATAATCATCCTGACGTGCCACAATCTAGTCTTAAACAAGAAAACGTCTCGAAAATCCAATAAAAGAtacaagatttaaaaaaaattatcaggTGCGGTCTTTGAGCAGCCGTTTAGtaatgtacctatgtttgtGTGGCTTTACGGTATGAATTATATTACAAATAATGAagcttataaatatataaaactatacgtaacaaaataaatacctagccACCATTAAAAATTTGTCATTGGTGGCAGTAGTTCCGGAGATTCCACTTTACATTCATCATCCATGATGGTCAAGtatgtacgtaggtacctacccgCATGAAGCGACTACTATTACCTACCGTCGATCCATTGGTTGTCAGGCTTTAAAATATCTAGTTATTCGTAAAACTCGCCGAAGATAACGAATCCACAGCTTACAGGTACCTACTGCTCTCTAAGGCAGGAGTGAGTTCACCATGACATGACCcatcctggggcccgattctcctaagttaataatgttaaaatcgagtagaaatcgaatcgcaatatgatcgcaatagcaggggcccgattctcctaagttaataatgacaaaatcgaatagaaatcgaatcgcaatatgatcgcaatagcaggggcccgattctcttaattttacttaagcaacatacgattcacgttcgactcgattcgactgagatccaatcccgactcgattacgattgaagcgtatgtggcattccgctattttttctttgaaataaacgtttttatccttttctgtcattcaataatgaatcattttgtctgcaaatgatttacgattgcaaaatgattgtacagcaaactaccgtttagactaaaattaccaaaatagcagaccaatcgcacaccaatcaaatgtcaatcgaatacgattggtcttttatttgtagcagaatgcccgatatggttaaaactgctattgcgatcatattgcgattcgatttctattcgattttgacattattaacttaggaaaatcgggcccctgctattttggtgattttggtctatacggtagtttgctgtacaatcattttgcaatcgtaaatcatttgcagacaaaatgattcattattgaatgacagaaaaggataaaaacgtttatttcaaagaaa from Helicoverpa zea isolate HzStark_Cry1AcR chromosome 20, ilHelZeax1.1, whole genome shotgun sequence includes these protein-coding regions:
- the LOC124640498 gene encoding zinc finger FYVE domain-containing protein 26 homolog gives rise to the protein MKEEELTYKLKLLDQLTGEVYDEILQLYYDIEESKPCKEFSNDTVEFLKLNLKNNPVTTTSILSYIQQNAQQDDPNLNKIQVLYLDILKYELTETNSMDRLTTLISLVRWNDAFLPQFVSQVLHHISEEHYRQYRKQILLSLIPQEKPELLHITADLMQRNEPQKEFKLTPEYMLELCYQDRTHWLLKAAQVYKQQVHDMKNVTFKINNFTKQILIMVLIDLTNSAETFDLTSLVHQLTNIFSILDTYTTVDDHLQFYITEVKRELTIIKFCLENNCKIMTTSIFSQVLAQSALAVISQVCRLSKVDRYKVSRLLNTNNDFIAELKSLKNKMSNKNQEKCATNWDIMTYNSYCAITKIIDTIVNSSEGVEGSQGTVSSLDELKRLVLSIQPLQSCIEVIENIFSCLFIRYEYFSCHEHTQDNPCGAHSDCSYFYAKKQTANSKSPNTSNAGFMCNSYTTQLVLNTLKLCLEKLEEKLEVDNEHEVSLRLKKLVKVVNHSIWKLQLVSTLSPDTSPLPLKLCLDYVEVDESSEDEAREMDLKVFRKKPKTRRKNPNTKHDGEQVMFASTVSDETYPSKKGNGIDFISIMLAKPTSLVALALYHNDFSKANQILEMFDLADSEIATEVTFTEHLRNLIAKIKNIIYYRDDTRYPTKELSALSVVSTEVMGLVEGFLASNRAPNSFDIIELGARHPHLQLYNHQNAPFINAVDILLSSGLNREITYGLINVVERKLAEVRSCTDIAAVKKTNYIRFVEDIASVTFEIFGNTEKSFNFIDNICGLITDCRIPIKHKEFCKLNQLSKELRQSCEDLIEVVTPNESVELDHNLLQKYHQIYMNVVAASDKDLCNISEVSRQGSKKARIPYLRMCYIYCKTVSQLEQEDNRSIDSGSDVPYFAVLERQLHDIFGNMINNKEIPVTNLEPICKKLNVNLIPKLILNFCPSITLAGPPKEASEVNFNNLLHAVYDYKNPEENLFLDPVTNFAPLPRAPDTQCLTYVVLHNWVLAHIIKKIHTSPNENSFQQSMDARTKCLNNYMELDRFNCTKDLFGNNKYLASLHTTVDLDKLFLFMPQLLESGKILKCLNIIDSLSERQLMCSANLSNLRDLILLKLATNPKIPNNWKYCQYLKCPELKVDLILNNLSVWTADGALEVLDYLRFLLNQDALDEGLYEKCSDWIVKIPLYDQIATIMGTNHWYTIYERSIENPESVIEVLMDSQQFKLCLEWADAHEVSENMKNLIVMNLLRQMFEYTNQATPELVHQLLLRLPTSQAMDLIQDEMSKVRNVEILQVCVDFISENSFDWKSFENIKIGLQIMLEIDPNCRHMFWDLIESPLLMIEQFLMNGKLDMLSNIINKISPSLKKDPSGDNLYYNIKSIESLVISRNAVDALLRFYAEKALDMRNPRNVCPVPPKPSDDSLLQSIDSITLEAANMPFTMPEQVPSKEQWAEDYSTDRCMLCHTSMFSMIIRRHHCRRCGRLVCHACSRHRMQVPTYPSGVKFRVCDDCYTQTMNRKANSEHDMMMSSNSDSAGSGVTCMDWCLSTNANKNDAVRTEFSYEFTPNVTLCLSIMKMHSINLDYPRFLLDRSDEVARELSHGGDARLLVRARRSLLLAAAELYSRTPQDAVMSGGRAVVAETGALHAARCLAHADAMATLVTHQAQHLVPHHGAHPSQIVRSLLEAEKWELALEIATKSGLARNSVLAAWGKACLKAGCFKQAREKFAHCFKNALNVCAEVTEDCEFGREASESQFINRRLHSMRYSERTSSMSSVQSDGRPRNNPPLLNEIISMLEDMNYPVNQQLLNKAETIKSTNEKLTTLNTNKKKIQLSEPALNIMHTLASVKKIKQGDYSDFQTATLPPKKSLAQGLLRRNNNHIEPKVDHQLKRLDPFFYKECVYYLTNYGSHTANIAFYMKHSNLSEVIKYCYDNLVDKETFTDSVYMECLKKDKVNDLLKAMTDIDSTLDMWAEYIMHICRTLEMSKRLEALYAVQCGSGQHARAAATCALLYARPAPQAAAPHAALHARQHHLAAALHHLALLVPAPTKTSDARSFHFNLDKATIDNLITTITRQIELAKYLASCEASGRLTERVLNEAIPIQNRKESETSDIRPLTLFGSNTDKIRLVAVVLASGPSIEVGYELAIKIITEHKLDSMNIYIHVARFLVNSDRFIEVKTLAKCIRASKETAASLMSDQVLESGVSAVVSRCESRGQLYDEQAEILIADIHSVTIKISCYLVCRNVSSAYILAARNDRTNDLRRVLQEAERLGNDQVRNACLKRLTSKNVL
- the LOC124640502 gene encoding signal recognition particle 14 kDa protein, with product MVLLGNDEFLAELTKLFQKARTSGSVTMTMKRYDGRTKPEPRDGKPVMKNPEYKCLVRAQSRSKKISTVVEQRDVEIFSTAYSNLLKTSVNGLKRLKKQKKKAMATQ